One Euphorbia lathyris chromosome 1, ddEupLath1.1, whole genome shotgun sequence DNA segment encodes these proteins:
- the LOC136230790 gene encoding serine/threonine/tyrosine-protein kinase HT1-like — translation MKNLQWFKQNAINGRSGKRLSLGEYRRAVSWSKYLVSSGAEIKGEGEREWSADMSQLFIGNKFASGRHSRIYRGVYKHRDVAIKIISQPEEDEDLASFLENQFTSEVALLFRLSHPNIITFVAACKKAPVFCIITEYMGGGSLRKYLHQQEPHSVPLDLVLKLALDIARGMQYLHSQGILHRDLKSENLLLGEDMCVKVADFGISCLESQCGTAKGFTGTYRWMAPEMIKEKHHTKKVDVYSFGIVLWELLTALTPFDNMTPEQAAFAVCQKNARPPLPPACPSAFSHLINRCWSSNPDKRPHFDKIVAILEIYSESLEEDPEFFSSYKPPSANSIMRCLPKCKSIE, via the exons ATGAAGAATCTTCAATGGTTTAAGCAAAACGCCATAAATGGCAGATCAGGAAAGAGACTCTCTCTTGGAGAATACAGGAGAGCAGTTTCATGGTCAAAGTATTTGGTATCATCTGGAGCAGAAATCAAAGGAGAAGGAGAGAGAGAATGGAGTGCAGATATGTCTCAGTTGTTTATTGGTAACAAATTTGCATCAGGTAGACATAGTAGGATTTACAGAGGAGTATATAAGCATAGAGATGTAGCTATTAAAATCATTAgccagcctgaagaagatgaggatTTGGCTTCTTTCCTTGAAAATCAGTTCACTTCTGAGGTCGCTCTGCTTTTCCGCTTAAGCCATCCTAATATCATCACT TTTGTTGCAGCATGCAAAAAAGCTCCCGTGTTCTGTATAATTACCGAGTATATGGGTGGAGGTTCATTGCGAAAATACCTACATCAGCAAGAGCCGCATTCAGTTCCACTCGACCTGGTTCTAAAGTTAGCTCTCGACATAGCTCGAGGGATGCAATATCTTCATTCCCAAGGGATCCTTCACAGGGATCTCAAATCAGAAAATTTactgcttggagaagatatgTGTGTCAAAGTAGCTGATTTCGGAATCTCATGCCTGGAATCTCAATGCGGTACTGCAAAGGGATTTACGGGGACATACCGTTGGATGGCTCCTGAAATGATCAAAGAGAAACATCATACAAAGAAAGTTGATGTTTACAGCTTTGGCATTGTGCTGTGGGAGCTTTTAACTGCATTGACTCCATTTGACAACATGACTCCAGAACAAGCCGCATTTGCCGTCTGCCAAAAG AATGCAAGGCCACCATTACCTCCAGCATGCCCCTCAGCATTCAGTCATCTGATCAACCGGTGTTGGTCAAGCAATCCGGATAAAAGACCACATTTTGATAAAATAGTGGCGATTCTGGAGATATATTCGGAATCACTGGAGGAGGATCCAGAATTTTTCTCAAGTTACAAGCCTCCTTCAGCGAATAGTATTATGCGGTGCTTACCGAAATGTAAAAGCATAGAATGA